Proteins encoded in a region of the Kryptolebias marmoratus isolate JLee-2015 linkage group LG14, ASM164957v2, whole genome shotgun sequence genome:
- the pmchl gene encoding pro-melanin-concentrating hormone, like, whose amino-acid sequence MRQSLVSVMFAATLLCEYNALSMASPMGKADDGSVEQDAFTSLLSDEATENSLLDADLTSTTKARAPRVIVVAADPSVWRDLRVLQNGLTVYKRRTDDSNQVEHRDAGQQPSIPILRRDTMRCMVGRVYRPCWEV is encoded by the coding sequence ATGAGACAGTCGCTCGTGTCGGTCATGTTCGCCGCGACGCTCCTGTGCGAGTACAATGCGCTGTCGATGGCATCGCCCATGGGGAAAGCCGACGACGGATCCGTGGAGCAGGACGCTTTCACCTCGCTGCTGAGCGACGAGGCGACTGAAAACAGCCTGCTCGACGCAGACCTGACCTCCACGACCAAAGCCCGGGCGCCGAGGGTGATCGTGGTCGCCGCTGACCCGAGCGTTTGGAGGGACCTGAGAGTCCTGCAGAACGGGCTGACCGTCTACAAGCGACGAACCGACGACAGCAACCAGGTGGAGCACCGCGACGCCGGCCAGCAGCCGAGCATCCCCATCCTGAGGAGGGACACCATGAGGTGCATGGTGGGACGCGTTTACCGGCCCTGCTGGGAGGTCTAG